The genomic window TTTGACATCAGCAGGATTTGGCGCCATCTGCAGATGCAGGCGTTCACCGTTGTAAGGCGAGTGCTTGCGCACGACGTCCATATTCAGCTCGACGCCCAGACCCGGCTCTGTCGAGGGAATGATGTAACCGTCCTCCCACTGCAACGGCTTCTTGAGCACTTCGGCATGGAAACCGTCCCAGGTGCCAATGCTTTCCTGGATCAGGAAGTTCGGCGTGCAGGCTGCGAGCTGGAAACTGGCGGCAGCACCAACAGGACCGTTGTAGAGATGTGGCGCGATCTGCGCGTAGTACACCTCGGCCATGCTGGCGATCTTCTTCGCTTCGAGCAGGCCGCCGCAGCGGCCAACATTCATCTGCAGAATCGATGCGCCGCCGGCCTGCAACAACTTGAAGAATTCGTACTTGGTGGTGAGGCGCTCGCCAGTCGCAATTGGAATCGAGGTCTTGGTTGCAACTTGCGCGATGGCCTCTTCCTGGCCCGGAGGTACGGGCTCTTCGAACCATAGCGGGTCGTACTTCTCCAACCGCTTGGCCAGACGAATCGCGGAAGATGGCACCATCTGACCGTGCGTGCCGAACAGCAAATCACAGCGATTACCCACCGCATCACGAATCTTGCGACAGAATGTTTCGCAACGCTCAAGCACATCGAGCGAGATCTGGTGACCGGAATACGCGGTGTACGGGCCAGCGGGATCGAACTTCACCGCAGTGAAGCCCTGCTCCATCGCACGCACTGCGTATTCCGCGGCCAGATCCGGATCGCTGTAGTCGTACTCGCCTTTGCTGTTGACCGGATACAGGTAGGTATAAGAGCGCAGGCGCTCGTTCACCTTGCCACCCAGCAATTCGTAAACCGGTTTGTTGGCGGCCTTGCCGATGATGTCCCAGCAGGCCATCTCCAGGCCGCTGACCACACCCATCATGGTGAGATCGGGACGCTGGGTGAAACCGCTTGAATACGCCTGGCGGAAGAAACGTTCGACGTGATGGGGATCGTGATCGAGCAGATAGCGTTCGAACACATCCTCGATGATCGGCACCATGGCCTTGGGATGGAAGGTGGCGGCGTAGATTTCGCCCACGCCCTCGATACCATCGTCCGTTCTCAGCCTCACGAAAAGCCAATACATGCCACCGATATGCGGCGGCGGCACGGCAACAACGTGTGTTTCCAGAGCAACGATTTTCATGCGGACTCCCTTCGATTGATGCGCTTTTGCAGAGTGCAAGCGGCGATGACGCCGAGCACGCCCACCACGGCGATGTACGAGTAATAGAGTTGGTAGCCGAGTGCGCCACCGAAATGCTGAGTCAACCATCCATTGAGAAGCGGAACGTAGGTATCCGGTGAATAGCCGATGACCGACACGATGCCGATGGCCAGGCCGGTCACACGAACCGGCACGTTGCATACATCGAGAATGGCCCAGTACAGGCCTCGTATCGCGTACGCCATCAAACCCACGAATATCACGAAGCCTGCTGCGACCACCCCACTCTTCAACATGGGCGCTGCCACCAAACCGATGACCCCCAGGGTCGCCAGAGCGATCGCGACGGTAAGCACGCGCAGGTTGGTAAACAAATCACCCAGCCAACCGCCGCCAATGCCTCCGAACGGCCTTGTCCAGAGTTTGATCGTGGTGATACCCGCTGCGGCAGCCGCGGCGAATCCGAAACCGTCCAGCTCCAGATAGGCCGAAAAACTGTAGGTCACCACAAACAGGTGATAACCACAGAAGATGATCGCTGCCATCAGCCACAATTCCGGGATCTTGCTGAGCATCGCCAGATCACTCAGCAGGTTGCCGCGCTTGGTCTGCGCGACTTCGTCGAGCTGCCTTGGCGCAGAGGGACTCGGCAGAATGGCCACAATCAAACCCAGTGTCAGGCACAAATACGCGTACACATGGATGACGTGCTGGAATCCTTCCCCGAGTGTCTGACCTTCAACTTTCGTGTAATGGGTAAACAGCTTGTAGACAAGCGTCGCCAGCGTCGCCTCGACCAAGCCTCGACCACCGTCCAGAAAGCCAAAGAAGCGCCCCTGCTCTTCCTTGGTCGCAAGACTTTTGAGCCGCTTCAGCAAAGCAGCCCAGAACGTGAGTCCTGTGGTGAGTCCAAATCCGATAAAGATCAACAGCAGATAACGAAAGCTTGGAAATGTCGCGTACCACAAAGCAAGCGCGCCGGTGCCAAGGAGCGAAAATGAAATCAGCACTTTTGCAGGCACCCGGTCGGCAAGCCAGCCACTGGGGATATAGCTCAGCACTAAAGCCCAGCCCAACCCTGAGTACAGGTATCCGAGCTGCATATCGTCAATGCCAAGCCCCACCAGCATGCTGCTCTGATAAAGCTGACGCAGATACAGCACGGGATAGATGGCGCCCGCCGCGATCACCAGCAGTGCAAGCTGGCTATAGCGATAAAGCTTGCTGCCCTGGCCCACCGAATCGACCTGTTCGGCCACGTTCTTTTTGATTTTTGCATCCATGATCAATACCTCATGACCACAAGGCGGGTCTGGGTGAACTCGAGCATCCCGTGCTTGCCGTCATCGCCGCCGAGACCGGAACGCTTCCAACCGGCGTGAAAACCCTGATACGGATCGGCCGGCGTGCGATTCACGTACAGTTCGCCCGCCTCAATGCGATTGGCAACCTTGAGCGCCGTGCGGTAGTTCTCGGTGTAGAGCACGGAAGAAAGACCGAACTGATGGTCGTTGGCCATCTGCAGGGCTTCATCCAGCGCGTCGTAACGAAGCACTGGCAAAACCGGTCCGAAGATCTCTTCCTGCACGATCTCCATATCCTGTCGGCAATGGCTCAACAGCGTGGCCGGGTAGAAAAAGCCACTGCCTTCCGGCATCACGCCACCAGCCTCAAGCGATGCACCTTCGGCTATGGCGCGCGTGACCTTTGCATGCACTTCACGTCGTGCGCGATCGCTGACCAGCGGCCCCATGCGCGAAGGATCTTCGGCGCGATCGCCGATACGGATCGCGGCAAACTTTTCGCGCAACAGTGCGAGAAAACGATCATGCACGCTGGTGTGCACATAGACGCGTTCAATGGCGGTGCACAGCTGGCCGCAGTGCGTGGCCTTGGAGGCCGCAATCGCACTGGCTGCTTGCTCCAGATCTGCATCCGGCTCGATGATGGCCGGCGTCTTGCCACCAAGTTCCAGCGAAGGCTTGGCGATATTTGCCTTGCAGTACTCCAACACCGCTCGGCCGACACCCACGCTGCCGGTAAGCGTAATCATGCCAACGGCTGGTTGCGTACAAAGCAACGCCGCCTTTTCATGCTGCATGGCTACGACGTTCACCACGCCCGGCGGCAAACCTGCCTGCTCAACAACCCGGGCGATTTCGAATGCGCACAGTGGTGTGTTGTTGCTGGGGCGTACGACCACGGTGTTACCGGTGATCAGTGCCGGCGCAATCTTGCGCATCAGCGTGTAAACGGGATAGTTGAACGGAATCAGGCAAGCAACGACACCGATCGGTTCGCGTTGCAGCAGGATCGTCTCGTCCGCGCTATCGCTGGGAATCACCTCACCTTCGATGCGGCGTGCCCATTCGGCGTGATAACGGGTAATTTCCGCTGCGTAGACAGCTTCGTTGCTGGCATCGGCAAGACTCTTGCCTGATTCACTGGCCAATGCCGCTCCAATGGCTGAAGCATTGGTCACCATCGCATCTGCCAGCTTACGCAGATAGTTGGCGCGCTCAATGGCAGGCAGCCGGCCCCATTCGCGTTGCGCGCGTGCGGCAACGGCAACGGCATCCAGCACCTGCGTCGGGCTTGCCGCATCGATTTCGGCAATGCACGCGCCGGTAGCCGGGTTGTATACGGGGATCGGGGGTTCACCGCCCGCATCGACGAATACGCCGTCGATGAAATTTCGTTCGTTGCGCATAGATGTTTCCAACAAAAGTGGTCCAGCGATCGAGTCAGACAGACCCGCAGAGCGCGAGCTCAAGAAGTCGCGCCCAAACTCTTAAAAAGTGATGAATGGATAAGGCGTCTGTCTGCGGGCGATCGGCTTTCGAGAACCAAAGCGACAAGCGCCACAACTTCCGCCTTGTCACGTCAAAAGTAGTAGCCGATGTTCAAGTACAACTTGCCTCGCCAGCGGTTGAGTCCGCCCGCGGCAAGACTTTGTGTGTAGCTGCTGCCGCCGATATAGGGATCGTTGCGCCCGTTGATCCACTCAAGGTAGATGCTGAGCGGCTTGAGCGAGAACGACGTACCGAGGATGTAACGCTGCGAATTGTGGAAGGCTGGATTGGACTTCTCGTACAAACTGTAGGAGTTGTAGAACGTCAGGTTCTTGATCCAGCCACCCAGAAAACTGTCGGCAAAGGTGTAGCTAAAATTGCCGGCATAGAAGTTGCCGCGCGTCGCCAGATTGAAGGTACCGTCGTAGCCACCGACGGTGATGGTCTGCTCGCCGTTGGGATTCCTGGGTGCCATCTGCTGGCGGGCATATTGCAGCTTGGTGCCCCAGCCATTCTTCGTTGCGGCATAGTGAACGGCGTACGCGTTGCGCCGGCCGTAACGCTGCGTGTCGTAGTTATAGAGGCTGGAAGTGAGTAGCGAGAGACCTACCTCACCCTTCCAATTGCCGAGGCGCGTCTTGCGCGCCAAGCGTCCGACGAACACATCGCGCTCTACATTGTGAGTGCCGCCCGCTATTCCGGGATCGGCTGGTGTTACCACTACGGAATAGGTCGTACCCCGACTGGTTCCTTGTCCCGACCACGCCTGGCGTGCGTAGTAACCGACCTGCAGGTTCCAGTCATCCGTGTTCTGGGTGTATTTACCACCCAGCATATAGATGTCTTCCATGCCGACGAGATTGCCGAGCGTTTCATAGAATGTGCTGCTGTAGAGCGGCTGCAATCCGAATGGAACCTTGTTCAGGCCAAGCTCAACTTGATGCTGAGGATCGAAGCGATAGCCGATCCATGCATATTCGATGAAGCGGATATCGCCGAAATGGTGCACGTACTGATAGGGATACTCGGCCCCATAAAAACGATAGCGTGCTGCACCGATCCAACTGTCGGACGTATAGGTCGCGCGCAGCATGACGGTGTCTAGCCCTATGTTGTGGATGTTGCGCTGGGACTCCTGATCTGCTCGCACGCGGACGGCACCGCCAAGATCCCAGTTCTCATCCACTTTGACGGCCAGGGCGGGAGCGCTCAGGGCGAGTAGCGACGTAAACAGCAAGCCCGCGTAATGTCCCGGTAATCGTCCTTGGTGCATGGTGATGGCATCCGTTGCTTGGCTGAGACCGCCGCGACAGCGGGCGGTACCCTGTACTGTCGCCAGTCGGCATGTGCTGAGCCTCTCCCCCGGCAAAGCGCACATGAGCAACAAGACTCATGCTTTGCAGTGCAAATAGTCCGCTTCGGCAGGGCATTGGCTAATGCCTTTAGAGACTATCCATGCACATGAATGCGAAGCTATGGGACTATCCTTAAAATCCCCACTGCCCCTTTCGATACGCTCCTTGTTCAATGGACATGACGCCCCAACGCCTCAAGCTCCGATGCTTCATCGCGCCACATCATCACTTCCCGCCTCATCACTTCCCGTCGCGAGTCGGACTGGAACCCTCATGATTAAGGGTGTGCTGCTTGGCTTCGCCAGTTTTGCCGCGTACGCGATCAGCGACGCCTTCGTCAAATCGCTGCACGGCTCCATCCCGCCTTATGAATCGGTGTTCTTTGGTGCATTGTTCGGATTGACTGCGCTTCCCTTCATCATGAGCAAGGGCGATCGCTGGCGCGATGTGGTCGTGGCAAAGCGGCCATCCCTGTGGTGGGTGCGCGCGACGGCGGGGGCGATTGGCAATATTGCTTCCGTCACGGCCTTCACGCTGCTACCGATGGCGGAAGTGTTCACGATGATCTTTCTGATGCCGATCTTCGTGACGATCCTGTCCGTGCTCTTCTTGAAGGAACACGTTGGCTGGCGGCGCTGGCTCGCTGTGTTCGTCGGCTTTGCTGGTGTGCTGGTGGTGTTGCGCCCCGGCTTTCGCTCGCTCGGTGTGGGGGATATCGCGGGCTTGGTCTGCGGATTGTTCGCAGCCGCCTCAGTGGTAGCGCTGCGCGTCGCAGGGCCACATGAAAAGCGCATCAGCCTGTACGGCGCGGGTGTCATGGGGCCACTGATCATCGGCGGATTGCTGATGATTCCCCATTTCAGCTGGCCGAACTGGCACGAATGGGAATTGTTGGCCGGTTACGGATTGCTGGCCGCGCTGGCCGGCGTGCTGCTGATGTATGCCACGCTGATAGCACCTGCCAATCGGGTCGCGCCCACGCAATATAGCCAAATGCTCTGGGCTATCGGATTCGGTTATTGGCTGTTCGGTGACAAGCTTGACTACCCGATGCTGATAGGCATCGTGATGATTCTCGGCGCGGGTCTCTTTACTTTGGTCCGCGAAGAAAAGGTCACCTCATGGTGGAAA from Dyella caseinilytica includes these protein-coding regions:
- a CDS encoding mandelate racemase/muconate lactonizing enzyme family protein yields the protein MKIVALETHVVAVPPPHIGGMYWLFVRLRTDDGIEGVGEIYAATFHPKAMVPIIEDVFERYLLDHDPHHVERFFRQAYSSGFTQRPDLTMMGVVSGLEMACWDIIGKAANKPVYELLGGKVNERLRSYTYLYPVNSKGEYDYSDPDLAAEYAVRAMEQGFTAVKFDPAGPYTAYSGHQISLDVLERCETFCRKIRDAVGNRCDLLFGTHGQMVPSSAIRLAKRLEKYDPLWFEEPVPPGQEEAIAQVATKTSIPIATGERLTTKYEFFKLLQAGGASILQMNVGRCGGLLEAKKIASMAEVYYAQIAPHLYNGPVGAAASFQLAACTPNFLIQESIGTWDGFHAEVLKKPLQWEDGYIIPSTEPGLGVELNMDVVRKHSPYNGERLHLQMAPNPADVKDHSPARG
- a CDS encoding MFS transporter; this encodes MDAKIKKNVAEQVDSVGQGSKLYRYSQLALLVIAAGAIYPVLYLRQLYQSSMLVGLGIDDMQLGYLYSGLGWALVLSYIPSGWLADRVPAKVLISFSLLGTGALALWYATFPSFRYLLLIFIGFGLTTGLTFWAALLKRLKSLATKEEQGRFFGFLDGGRGLVEATLATLVYKLFTHYTKVEGQTLGEGFQHVIHVYAYLCLTLGLIVAILPSPSAPRQLDEVAQTKRGNLLSDLAMLSKIPELWLMAAIIFCGYHLFVVTYSFSAYLELDGFGFAAAAAAGITTIKLWTRPFGGIGGGWLGDLFTNLRVLTVAIALATLGVIGLVAAPMLKSGVVAAGFVIFVGLMAYAIRGLYWAILDVCNVPVRVTGLAIGIVSVIGYSPDTYVPLLNGWLTQHFGGALGYQLYYSYIAVVGVLGVIAACTLQKRINRRESA
- the aldA gene encoding aldehyde dehydrogenase; protein product: MRNERNFIDGVFVDAGGEPPIPVYNPATGACIAEIDAASPTQVLDAVAVAARAQREWGRLPAIERANYLRKLADAMVTNASAIGAALASESGKSLADASNEAVYAAEITRYHAEWARRIEGEVIPSDSADETILLQREPIGVVACLIPFNYPVYTLMRKIAPALITGNTVVVRPSNNTPLCAFEIARVVEQAGLPPGVVNVVAMQHEKAALLCTQPAVGMITLTGSVGVGRAVLEYCKANIAKPSLELGGKTPAIIEPDADLEQAASAIAASKATHCGQLCTAIERVYVHTSVHDRFLALLREKFAAIRIGDRAEDPSRMGPLVSDRARREVHAKVTRAIAEGASLEAGGVMPEGSGFFYPATLLSHCRQDMEIVQEEIFGPVLPVLRYDALDEALQMANDHQFGLSSVLYTENYRTALKVANRIEAGELYVNRTPADPYQGFHAGWKRSGLGGDDGKHGMLEFTQTRLVVMRY
- a CDS encoding DMT family transporter, which codes for MIKGVLLGFASFAAYAISDAFVKSLHGSIPPYESVFFGALFGLTALPFIMSKGDRWRDVVVAKRPSLWWVRATAGAIGNIASVTAFTLLPMAEVFTMIFLMPIFVTILSVLFLKEHVGWRRWLAVFVGFAGVLVVLRPGFRSLGVGDIAGLVCGLFAAASVVALRVAGPHEKRISLYGAGVMGPLIIGGLLMIPHFSWPNWHEWELLAGYGLLAALAGVLLMYATLIAPANRVAPTQYSQMLWAIGFGYWLFGDKLDYPMLIGIVMILGAGLFTLVREEKVTSWWKRTKMV